A stretch of Sphingorhabdus sp. YGSMI21 DNA encodes these proteins:
- a CDS encoding glutathione S-transferase family protein — protein sequence MTETMPILYFAPSTCARVTLTALEEIGQPFETKLVAFMAGEHRSPDYLAINPAGKVPALQTEAGVLTQNGAILLYLARTHPEANLLPLSGDPHGDSLIVSALFRMSGDLHPLVTRFVIPGLMLSDPAASPHVRSKAEELLKLQLAPLAAQLDKQDWLMGDRWSILDAYLAWIWFRITGAGFDPAAFPSIAGHYARAGERPSAKAALQREARAQEELAARGLAFVPPDIKK from the coding sequence ATGACCGAAACAATGCCTATCCTCTACTTTGCACCGTCTACCTGCGCGCGCGTCACGTTGACGGCGCTGGAGGAGATCGGGCAGCCATTCGAGACAAAGCTGGTCGCCTTCATGGCGGGCGAACACCGTTCCCCGGACTATCTGGCAATCAACCCCGCAGGCAAGGTGCCCGCGCTGCAAACCGAAGCGGGCGTCCTGACCCAGAATGGCGCGATCCTGCTCTATCTGGCGCGGACCCATCCGGAAGCGAATCTGTTGCCGCTGTCGGGTGATCCTCATGGGGATTCCCTGATAGTCTCGGCCCTGTTCCGGATGTCGGGCGATCTCCATCCGCTGGTCACCCGCTTCGTCATTCCGGGCCTGATGCTATCGGATCCGGCGGCCTCTCCGCACGTGCGCTCAAAAGCCGAAGAACTGCTGAAGCTGCAACTGGCTCCGCTCGCAGCACAATTGGACAAGCAAGATTGGTTGATGGGTGACCGCTGGTCGATCCTCGACGCCTATCTGGCATGGATATGGTTCCGCATTACCGGCGCGGGATTCGACCCTGCGGCTTTCCCGTCGATCGCAGGCCATTATGCTCGTGCCGGCGAGCGCCCCTCTGCCAAGGCGGCCCTTCAACGCGAAGCGCGCGCGCAGGAAGAACTTGCTGCCCGCGGTCTCGCCTTTGTGCCGCCCGATATTAAGAAGTGA
- a CDS encoding fumarylacetoacetate hydrolase family protein, with translation MILASLKTENPDGQLIAVSPDHQRYVKIEEPVSSLLAATENWGGLSANLQAASDQLSQGGGDTLDITQLAAPMPRSWQWLDGSAFSTHGDLMQIAFGLDPIDTDRPLMYQGVSDRFFGPTEDYPLPTTEHGIDFEGEFGVIVDHVPMGTSAEDAMKHIKLIVQINDWSLRAIAPIEMKTGFGWVQAKPACSMAPFAVTPDELGDGWKDGRVCLNLEIEWNGKKFGAANGAAMDFGFHELVAHAALTRDLVPGTIIGSGTVSNPEYAEVGSSCISEVRAIEMIRDKGPATTPFMSFGDRIRMEGRGVDGSSPFGVIDQKVVQA, from the coding sequence ATGATATTAGCAAGCTTGAAAACAGAAAATCCGGACGGGCAACTGATCGCGGTCTCGCCCGACCACCAGCGCTATGTGAAAATTGAGGAGCCGGTGTCCAGCCTTCTCGCGGCCACAGAAAACTGGGGCGGACTGAGCGCGAATTTGCAGGCTGCGTCCGATCAGCTTTCTCAAGGGGGTGGCGACACGCTGGATATCACCCAGCTGGCAGCGCCCATGCCGCGCAGCTGGCAATGGCTGGACGGCTCGGCTTTCTCGACTCATGGTGATCTCATGCAGATCGCTTTCGGCCTGGATCCGATCGATACCGACCGCCCGCTGATGTATCAGGGCGTGTCCGACCGGTTCTTCGGACCGACCGAGGATTACCCTTTGCCGACGACCGAACATGGCATCGATTTCGAGGGCGAGTTCGGGGTGATCGTCGACCATGTGCCGATGGGGACGTCCGCCGAAGACGCGATGAAGCATATCAAGCTGATCGTGCAGATCAACGACTGGTCGCTTCGCGCCATTGCCCCGATCGAAATGAAAACCGGCTTCGGCTGGGTCCAGGCGAAACCCGCCTGTTCGATGGCGCCCTTTGCTGTCACGCCGGACGAACTCGGCGACGGCTGGAAAGACGGACGTGTTTGCCTCAATCTGGAAATCGAGTGGAACGGCAAGAAATTCGGCGCGGCCAATGGCGCGGCGATGGACTTCGGTTTTCACGAGCTTGTCGCCCACGCCGCGCTGACCCGCGATCTGGTGCCCGGCACGATCATCGGCTCAGGCACCGTCTCCAATCCGGAATATGCCGAGGTCGGTTCCAGCTGCATTTCCGAGGTCCGCGCGATCGAGATGATCCGGGACAAGGGACCGGCGACGACCCCGTTCATGTCTTTCGGCGACCGCATCCGCATGGAGGGCAGGGGCGTGGACGGCTCGTCACCCTTTGGCGTGATCGACCAGAAGGTTGTTCAGGCCTAA
- a CDS encoding LysR family transcriptional regulator — protein sequence MRFEKLDLNLLVVLDALLEEQSVSLAAERLNLSQSGASAALSRLREFFEDDLLVPSGRAMTCTPRGEALIQPVKAALALIRETILTPEEFDPALSDRTISIAAIDVVAHVLLTEAVGIFSREAPNIRFTVLPLAEDPVTMLQRGQTDIIIALDFLVDAKLPSECLYEDDFVVIAWRDNSHINGNMTKALYEQLGHVSVRLNHNVPGFDETALRRIGIHRTIETFAPSFASVPRFVIKTDRIATIHRRLAAQISDTLPINVYELPFEFPKVREVAQWSAKNTNDEAVRWVVTRLQEIAQKLEN from the coding sequence ATGCGTTTTGAAAAACTGGATTTGAATCTGCTGGTTGTGCTTGACGCCTTGCTCGAAGAGCAAAGCGTCTCGCTGGCTGCTGAACGACTGAATCTCAGCCAATCCGGCGCCAGCGCGGCCCTGAGCAGATTGCGCGAGTTCTTCGAGGATGATTTGCTGGTCCCGTCGGGACGCGCGATGACCTGTACGCCGCGTGGCGAAGCATTGATCCAGCCGGTCAAGGCTGCGCTGGCACTGATCCGCGAGACCATCCTGACGCCGGAAGAATTCGACCCTGCCCTGTCCGATCGAACAATCTCGATAGCGGCGATCGATGTCGTCGCGCATGTCCTGCTAACCGAAGCGGTCGGAATTTTTTCAAGGGAAGCGCCGAACATCCGCTTCACGGTACTGCCTCTTGCCGAAGATCCGGTCACCATGCTGCAACGCGGCCAGACGGACATCATCATCGCGCTCGATTTTCTGGTGGATGCCAAACTGCCCAGCGAGTGCCTTTACGAAGATGACTTTGTCGTTATCGCGTGGAGAGACAATTCCCATATCAACGGCAATATGACGAAGGCATTATATGAGCAGCTCGGCCATGTTTCGGTCCGGCTGAACCATAATGTGCCCGGTTTTGACGAAACCGCATTGCGCCGGATCGGGATCCATCGAACCATAGAAACCTTCGCACCAAGTTTCGCATCGGTGCCCCGCTTTGTCATCAAGACCGACAGAATCGCAACCATCCACCGGCGTCTTGCTGCACAGATCAGCGACACACTACCAATCAATGTCTATGAATTGCCGTTCGAGTTTCCGAAAGTACGGGAAGTGGCGCAATGGTCTGCGAAAAACACCAATGACGAAGCTGTCCGCTGGGTCGTAACCCGACTGCAGGAAATCGCCCAGAAGCTGGAAAACTAG
- a CDS encoding MFS transporter, translating into MNQATIGQAGIQSAGTRQGVILLLASMMPIMAIISLVPVLPLLFKEFAGVSGSAFLVPMALTIPALCVALFSPLAGWLSDKLGRKHLLVGALVLYAGFGIIPWFLTDLFQIIGARIALGITEAVIMTVATVLIGDYFEGARREKWIALQVGFGSIAAIILIAVGGGLGELLGSRGPFLLYLLALPIALAAAIILFEPTIKSAVGNGIKAKFPFKAVMPLILTTIGVGIIFYSIVVQLGPVLGLSGEVSPATIGLIGALTNIAVAVGSVLFNKFKQNVGPRLLIVGLVLAAIGYAGISMSTTLVLLATFAILACIGSGMLLPNMLTWTMNSLPPEMRGRGMGMWTGAFFLGQFAAPIVTASIVPITGGFAETFLAYAVVIAGAAIVVVAMNRGSLAKAAA; encoded by the coding sequence ATGAATCAAGCTACGATAGGCCAAGCCGGAATCCAAAGCGCGGGCACTCGGCAAGGAGTCATTCTTCTCCTCGCTTCGATGATGCCGATCATGGCGATCATCTCGCTTGTTCCGGTTTTGCCGCTTCTGTTCAAGGAATTTGCGGGGGTCAGCGGGAGTGCATTTCTTGTCCCGATGGCGCTGACAATTCCGGCGCTGTGCGTGGCTCTGTTCTCGCCTTTGGCTGGCTGGCTTTCGGACAAGCTGGGGCGCAAGCATCTGCTGGTCGGGGCGCTGGTTCTTTACGCCGGCTTCGGGATCATTCCCTGGTTCCTCACCGATCTATTCCAGATCATTGGCGCTCGCATCGCGCTGGGCATTACGGAAGCCGTTATCATGACCGTGGCTACCGTATTGATCGGTGACTATTTTGAAGGCGCACGCCGCGAAAAATGGATCGCGCTTCAGGTCGGCTTCGGCAGCATCGCTGCGATCATATTGATCGCGGTTGGCGGAGGGCTGGGAGAGCTGTTGGGATCCCGCGGACCCTTCCTGCTCTACCTTCTCGCTTTACCCATTGCTCTTGCGGCAGCGATCATATTGTTCGAGCCCACTATCAAATCTGCCGTTGGGAATGGCATAAAGGCAAAATTTCCGTTCAAGGCCGTGATGCCGTTGATCCTGACCACGATCGGTGTCGGCATCATATTCTACTCTATCGTTGTCCAGCTGGGGCCGGTCCTCGGCCTGTCGGGTGAAGTCTCGCCGGCGACCATCGGCTTGATCGGCGCCTTGACCAATATCGCGGTGGCTGTGGGTTCGGTTCTCTTCAACAAGTTCAAGCAGAATGTCGGCCCGCGTCTGCTCATAGTTGGCCTGGTTCTGGCGGCCATTGGCTACGCAGGGATCAGCATGTCGACGACCCTGGTTCTGCTCGCTACATTCGCCATCCTTGCCTGCATCGGCAGCGGCATGTTGCTGCCCAATATGCTCACTTGGACCATGAACAGCCTGCCGCCCGAAATGCGCGGACGGGGCATGGGTATGTGGACCGGAGCATTTTTTCTAGGTCAGTTTGCCGCGCCGATCGTGACCGCAAGCATTGTTCCGATCACCGGTGGCTTCGCTGAAACCTTCCTCGCTTATGCTGTCGTGATCGCAGGCGCTGCGATAGTCGTGGTGGCCATGAACCGGGGAAGCCTCGCGAAAGCCGCAGCATGA
- a CDS encoding cupin domain-containing protein, whose amino-acid sequence MTEKPIRRVVTGHNDKGQAIIQEDGIVPRIQRIGGDIGPMFYEVWNTRATPAPIDPSSGEPPEEGIILAPPKNGTRIRVLDIPPDDDSFAEMTAEQAKAHFAEIGAADASSFEGKESRHAHMHRTETVDYGIVLEGELVLIMDEGETTVGPGDIIVQRGTNHGWANRTDKNCRIAFILIDGKFSEELQD is encoded by the coding sequence ATGACCGAGAAACCAATCCGCCGTGTCGTCACCGGCCATAATGACAAAGGGCAGGCGATCATCCAGGAGGATGGTATCGTGCCGCGCATCCAGAGGATTGGCGGTGATATCGGACCGATGTTTTACGAGGTCTGGAACACCCGCGCAACGCCGGCTCCGATTGACCCGAGTTCGGGAGAGCCGCCGGAAGAAGGGATCATTCTTGCACCCCCAAAGAACGGCACGCGAATTCGCGTTCTCGATATTCCACCCGACGACGACAGCTTTGCGGAGATGACGGCGGAGCAGGCGAAAGCCCATTTCGCCGAAATCGGTGCTGCGGACGCATCTTCCTTTGAGGGCAAGGAGTCCCGCCACGCGCATATGCATCGTACTGAGACGGTGGACTATGGCATCGTGCTGGAAGGTGAGCTGGTGCTGATCATGGACGAAGGCGAGACCACAGTCGGCCCCGGCGATATCATCGTGCAGCGCGGTACCAACCATGGCTGGGCCAACCGCACGGACAAGAACTGCCGTATTGCCTTCATCCTGATCGACGGAAAATTTTCCGAAGAGCTGCAGGACTGA
- a CDS encoding amidohydrolase family protein, producing the protein MSEGISTCGHELKPVPVEKRGKHLVVDIHAHLNVAAADAMIRSEIPDPPNPMAFMSPASMKVNGAMFGEIGKKLNGVDDRIADMDRLGVDMQAISPSPGQYYYFAPPELGRSAAQTINDGIADAVGRHPDRLTGLGTVPLQNTEMAIAELRRCVKDLGLRGVEIGTIVNGEELADDRLRPFFAAAEELDVLLFMHPLGFSHGERLAEHYLDNIIGNPLESSIALSHLIFGGVLDTYPGLKLCVAHGGGYLPGYWGRMDHAYRAREDCRQHISREPSGYLRQVWLDTLVFDQDQLDFLVKSHGADKLCLGSDYPFDMAEPDPVAFHEALDEADKARILGLNAAELLGLVQREPRPECRTLASG; encoded by the coding sequence ATGAGCGAAGGTATATCGACCTGCGGTCATGAACTGAAACCCGTCCCGGTCGAGAAGCGCGGCAAACATCTGGTGGTGGATATCCACGCCCATCTGAATGTTGCAGCGGCGGATGCGATGATCCGGTCCGAAATTCCCGACCCGCCCAATCCGATGGCCTTCATGTCGCCCGCTTCGATGAAGGTGAACGGGGCGATGTTCGGGGAAATTGGCAAGAAGCTGAACGGTGTCGACGACCGGATCGCCGATATGGACCGGCTCGGTGTTGATATGCAGGCGATCAGTCCGTCACCCGGACAATATTATTATTTCGCGCCACCCGAACTGGGACGGAGCGCGGCCCAGACGATCAATGACGGCATTGCCGATGCTGTCGGGCGGCATCCGGACCGGCTGACCGGTCTGGGCACGGTGCCGCTCCAGAATACCGAGATGGCGATTGCGGAACTGCGACGCTGCGTAAAGGACCTCGGCCTTCGCGGGGTTGAGATCGGGACGATTGTCAACGGCGAAGAATTGGCCGACGACCGGTTGCGTCCGTTTTTTGCTGCAGCAGAAGAACTGGATGTGCTGCTGTTCATGCATCCGCTCGGCTTCTCCCATGGCGAGCGACTGGCAGAACATTATCTCGACAATATCATCGGTAATCCGCTGGAATCGTCCATCGCGTTGAGCCACCTCATCTTCGGCGGCGTGCTGGACACCTATCCGGGCCTGAAGCTTTGCGTGGCCCATGGCGGCGGATATCTGCCGGGCTATTGGGGCCGGATGGATCATGCCTATCGCGCCCGTGAAGATTGTCGGCAGCATATCAGCCGCGAACCTTCCGGCTATCTCAGGCAGGTGTGGCTGGACACATTGGTGTTCGACCAGGACCAGCTGGACTTTCTGGTCAAATCCCATGGCGCCGACAAATTATGCCTGGGAAGCGACTATCCCTTCGATATGGCAGAACCCGATCCGGTAGCTTTTCACGAAGCGTTGGACGAGGCGGACAAGGCGCGGATATTGGGTTTGAATGCGGCCGAACTGCTGGGCTTGGTACAGCGCGAACCACGGCCCGAATGTCGAACACTCGCTAGCGGGTAA
- a CDS encoding cytochrome P450 — protein MNTGSIASLDIDPFDEAFLADPYAHHAALRDAGPVVWLEPLGVYAMARFDEVQSALRNHETFCSSRGVGLADFSKEEPFRPPSLLLEADPPLHDRTRSIMNRIVSLKALKQLRPAWQAKADALIAKLVSKGQFDAVPELSEAFPMMIFPDMIGLADEGREHLIDYATIVFNAFGPRNRVFEEGNAGKEAAIDWVAWACERQNLKRGGWGMALYEAADRGECTPEEAGKMVRSFLSAGVDTTVNGIGHMVLALASHPEEFQKLRENHKLASRAFEESLRWDSTVQTFFRTTAKDTEVAGSNIPEGSKVLLFLASANRDPRKWDDADQFRIDRNVSGHVGFGFGIHQCLGQMVARLEGELIGEALAKQVSSIRLTGEPKRRLNNTLHALGSLPVEMEVV, from the coding sequence ATGAACACAGGTAGTATAGCTTCCCTGGATATAGATCCGTTTGACGAAGCCTTTCTCGCCGATCCCTATGCGCATCATGCTGCTCTTCGCGACGCAGGTCCGGTCGTGTGGCTAGAGCCGCTCGGCGTCTATGCCATGGCCCGTTTTGACGAAGTGCAAAGCGCGCTCAGGAATCACGAGACCTTCTGTTCCTCGCGCGGTGTCGGACTGGCCGACTTCTCCAAGGAAGAACCATTCCGTCCGCCATCCTTGTTGCTGGAGGCTGATCCGCCGCTGCACGACCGTACCCGCTCGATCATGAACAGGATCGTTTCCCTGAAAGCCCTGAAGCAACTTCGTCCCGCATGGCAGGCAAAGGCGGACGCATTGATTGCTAAGCTCGTCAGCAAAGGGCAATTTGACGCGGTTCCAGAACTGTCGGAAGCCTTTCCGATGATGATCTTCCCCGACATGATCGGACTGGCCGACGAAGGCCGCGAACATCTGATCGATTATGCGACGATTGTGTTCAACGCTTTCGGGCCGCGCAACCGTGTTTTTGAAGAGGGCAATGCCGGCAAGGAGGCCGCGATCGACTGGGTTGCCTGGGCCTGCGAGCGCCAGAACCTCAAGCGTGGCGGCTGGGGCATGGCTTTGTACGAAGCGGCTGACCGCGGCGAATGTACGCCAGAGGAAGCAGGCAAGATGGTGCGCTCGTTTCTATCGGCGGGAGTTGATACGACCGTCAACGGCATTGGTCATATGGTTTTGGCTTTGGCTAGCCATCCTGAGGAATTTCAAAAGCTTCGTGAGAATCACAAACTCGCGTCTCGCGCGTTCGAGGAGAGCTTGCGCTGGGATTCCACCGTGCAGACGTTTTTCAGGACAACAGCAAAAGATACGGAAGTTGCCGGGTCAAACATCCCTGAAGGATCGAAGGTCCTGCTGTTCCTGGCTTCGGCCAATCGCGATCCGCGCAAATGGGATGACGCCGATCAATTCCGGATCGACCGCAATGTCAGCGGCCATGTCGGTTTCGGCTTCGGCATTCACCAATGTCTGGGACAGATGGTCGCAAGGCTGGAAGGCGAACTGATCGGTGAAGCACTGGCCAAGCAGGTTTCCTCTATTCGCCTGACCGGAGAACCGAAGCGGCGGCTGAACAACACGCTTCATGCGCTTGGTTCCTTGCCGGTCGAAATGGAGGTTGTATGA
- a CDS encoding aromatic ring-hydroxylating dioxygenase subunit alpha, with translation MAYPFSSDQVMVRNRWYIAAFSDEITREPMERTILGKAVVFYRTEAGKPVAMYGICPHRYFPLAQGRLEGDAIVCGYHGFKFDFDGKCIEIPSQGTGAGFCQPSYRIEERGSLCWIWMGDEDQCDPALIPPYEDFGLDQPGWYDSSYNYCHIDGRPQLLIDNLMDLTHLPYVHHHIKGAEGMKNPKLHQEERNGFLNVVREMPLYWNPFHELIYGKDAAFEGEARVENATAVYGPELIRTGLGTIQSIDGDTNVPPELGTIHILHGITPETETTVHYFGFSTRNFRLGDKGLDEFQLNSDVKIRGQDKVAIEAVEKRLDRSAELQQELLVKSDLGAVTVRKMIQKMLDAEAREDA, from the coding sequence TTGGCCTACCCTTTTTCTTCCGATCAGGTAATGGTGCGAAACCGCTGGTATATCGCCGCGTTCAGCGATGAAATAACTCGAGAGCCGATGGAACGGACAATTCTGGGCAAGGCGGTGGTATTCTACCGCACCGAAGCCGGGAAGCCTGTTGCGATGTACGGAATCTGCCCGCACCGGTATTTCCCACTCGCGCAAGGGAGGCTCGAAGGCGACGCCATTGTCTGCGGCTATCATGGTTTTAAGTTTGATTTTGACGGCAAATGTATCGAAATCCCGTCACAAGGGACCGGCGCCGGTTTTTGCCAGCCGTCCTACCGGATCGAGGAGCGCGGGAGCCTGTGCTGGATCTGGATGGGAGACGAGGATCAATGCGATCCCGCTTTGATTCCGCCTTATGAGGATTTTGGTCTGGACCAGCCGGGCTGGTACGACAGTTCCTACAATTATTGCCATATCGACGGCCGTCCGCAGTTGCTGATCGACAATCTGATGGACCTGACCCATCTGCCTTACGTGCATCACCATATCAAGGGCGCCGAGGGCATGAAGAACCCGAAGCTGCATCAGGAAGAGCGCAACGGGTTTCTCAACGTCGTGCGCGAGATGCCGCTATACTGGAATCCGTTCCACGAGCTGATCTACGGAAAAGACGCCGCCTTTGAAGGCGAGGCTCGGGTCGAAAATGCCACTGCGGTCTACGGGCCGGAACTGATCCGGACCGGCCTTGGCACCATCCAGTCGATCGACGGCGACACCAATGTCCCCCCAGAGCTCGGCACGATCCATATTCTCCACGGCATCACGCCGGAAACGGAAACTACGGTGCATTATTTCGGATTTTCGACCCGCAATTTCCGCTTGGGTGACAAAGGCCTGGACGAGTTCCAGCTCAACTCCGATGTCAAAATCCGCGGCCAGGACAAGGTCGCGATCGAGGCGGTCGAAAAGCGTCTGGATCGGTCGGCAGAGCTGCAGCAGGAACTGTTGGTGAAATCGGACCTGGGCGCGGTCACGGTCAGGAAAATGATCCAGAAAATGCTCGATGCCGAAGCTCGTGAAGACGCATGA
- a CDS encoding NAD-dependent epimerase/dehydratase family protein has product MRLAITGAGGFVGRAVARHLSETRFDGSVRLIDREISDHPEFETVALDLAAPGALEDALDGVDRALHLAALPGGAAQDDPALSRRINLDLSLDLIGMMNGRRLVYASSIAVFGDSFPATVDDDTVPHPSSVYGTHKRMVELAFADAVRREAMTGTALRLSGIVARPGSAEGFGSAFLSDVFHVVRDGEDYQVPVSRTATSWLMSAKICAANLVHALLSDFTEAEPIMLPATRVSMEDLVASAARYGDGSKISFQRDNHIQRLFASHPPLTTDRAASLGYKSDGTLDELVDNVFACT; this is encoded by the coding sequence ATGCGGCTGGCGATCACCGGGGCAGGGGGCTTCGTCGGCCGCGCGGTCGCCAGACATTTGAGCGAGACACGATTTGACGGTTCGGTCCGGCTGATTGACCGGGAAATTTCCGATCATCCGGAATTTGAAACTGTGGCACTCGATCTGGCTGCTCCCGGTGCACTGGAAGACGCACTGGACGGGGTTGACCGGGCGTTGCACCTTGCCGCGCTTCCGGGCGGAGCGGCGCAAGACGATCCGGCGCTGTCGCGAAGGATCAATCTCGATCTGTCGTTGGACTTGATCGGCATGATGAACGGACGGCGACTGGTTTACGCCAGCTCCATCGCGGTGTTTGGTGACAGCTTCCCGGCGACGGTTGACGACGATACGGTGCCGCACCCGTCGTCCGTCTATGGAACGCACAAGCGCATGGTAGAGCTGGCTTTTGCAGATGCCGTCCGGCGGGAGGCGATGACCGGAACTGCTCTGCGCCTTTCCGGTATTGTCGCCCGACCCGGTTCGGCAGAGGGTTTCGGTTCCGCTTTTTTGAGCGATGTTTTCCATGTTGTCCGTGACGGCGAAGACTATCAGGTTCCGGTCTCGCGCACCGCGACGAGCTGGCTGATGTCGGCCAAAATCTGCGCCGCCAATCTGGTGCATGCGCTGCTCTCCGATTTTACCGAAGCCGAGCCGATAATGCTGCCAGCGACCCGGGTTTCGATGGAGGATCTCGTTGCCTCGGCGGCGCGTTACGGCGATGGCAGCAAGATCAGTTTTCAGCGGGACAACCATATCCAGCGGCTGTTTGCGTCCCATCCGCCCCTGACCACGGACAGGGCTGCCAGCCTGGGGTACAAAAGCGATGGAACGCTGGACGAACTGGTGGACAATGTGTTCGCCTGCACCTGA
- a CDS encoding aromatic ring-hydroxylating dioxygenase subunit alpha — protein MPYLKNAWYPATWAEKLVNDIHAIQILDDPIVLFRNGSGTLSALYDACPHRFAPLSLGKWKSGVLACGYHGLEFDGSGTCIRNPHGKGMIPKALGVRSYPVAERYGMIWIWAGDADKADENLLPSLPILEDEDFSWVLGELDVSAHYELVIDNLLDLTHVEFMHPFLASEGGSVRTSYAAKQDGNIVSAIYETRDEEITGLFQLLWEGEQSTAHLRANMRWQPPTYLDLETSMGVEEGVAENDPRVPVLHLLTPIGEEGTRYFWAAGRNRAHGNEEISKMLHFGTQNAFENEDEPMINAVRSRMHSNDLFAHKPALLPTDEAGVRARRILARLIEDECRDDENQA, from the coding sequence ATGCCTTATCTCAAAAATGCCTGGTATCCTGCCACATGGGCTGAAAAGCTCGTAAACGATATTCATGCGATCCAAATTCTTGATGACCCCATTGTCCTGTTCCGCAATGGGTCTGGCACACTTTCTGCTCTCTACGATGCTTGCCCACATCGTTTCGCGCCGCTCAGTCTGGGCAAGTGGAAAAGTGGCGTTCTTGCCTGCGGATATCATGGACTTGAATTTGACGGCAGCGGCACCTGCATCCGCAATCCGCATGGCAAGGGCATGATTCCGAAGGCTCTGGGTGTGCGGTCGTATCCTGTAGCCGAGCGCTATGGCATGATCTGGATCTGGGCCGGAGATGCGGACAAGGCAGATGAGAATCTATTGCCTTCATTGCCAATATTGGAGGACGAAGATTTCTCCTGGGTCTTGGGCGAACTGGATGTATCGGCGCATTATGAGCTGGTGATCGACAATCTGCTGGATCTGACCCATGTTGAATTTATGCATCCGTTTCTGGCATCGGAAGGCGGATCGGTGCGAACCAGCTATGCAGCCAAGCAGGATGGCAATATTGTCAGCGCCATCTACGAGACAAGAGACGAAGAAATCACCGGACTATTCCAATTGCTTTGGGAAGGGGAACAGTCGACGGCACATCTCAGGGCCAATATGCGATGGCAGCCACCCACCTATCTCGATCTCGAAACCTCCATGGGAGTCGAAGAGGGAGTCGCTGAGAACGACCCGCGTGTTCCGGTTCTCCACCTTCTGACGCCTATAGGAGAAGAGGGCACTCGCTATTTCTGGGCAGCAGGACGCAATCGGGCGCATGGCAATGAAGAAATATCAAAAATGCTCCATTTCGGCACTCAAAACGCATTTGAGAATGAAGACGAGCCGATGATCAACGCGGTTCGCAGCCGCATGCATTCCAATGATCTTTTTGCTCATAAACCTGCCTTATTGCCGACGGATGAAGCCGGGGTCCGAGCCCGTCGGATATTGGCCAGGCTGATCGAGGATGAATGTCGGGATGATGAAAATCAGGCTTGA